Proteins from a genomic interval of Chanodichthys erythropterus isolate Z2021 chromosome 6, ASM2448905v1, whole genome shotgun sequence:
- the LOC137021111 gene encoding interleukin-20-like, which produces MKDLFIIYSMFVCIMLCGLWDKAQGRRLHLGSCNVNIHTHELRHHFQHIRHGMISGDDHKGIRLLRKDVMNSLQATESCCFLKQLLHLYMDKVFISYTSSQSLHHRTTSVLADSFLSITKDL; this is translated from the exons ATGAAGGACTTGTTTATCATCTATAGCATGTTTGTATGCATCATGCTGTGTGGTCTATGGGACAAAGCCCAGGGTCGGAGGCTTCACTTGGGCAGTTGTAATGTGAACATTCATACCCATGAACTCAGGCACCACTTCCAGCACATTCGTCATGGCATG ATTTCAGGAGATGATCACAAGGGAATCAGATTACTTAGAAAAGACGTTATGAACAGTTTACag GCTACAGAAAGCTGCTGCTTCCTCAAGCAGCTCCTACACCTTTACATGGATAAGGTCTTTATCAGCTACACCAGCAGTCAATCCCTACATCACAGAACCACCAGCGTCCTGGCCGACTCCTTCCTCAGTATCACCAAGgatctgtga
- the LOC137021110 gene encoding prolargin-like, whose translation MIFSRVIFSAMVMLLLSESAQCRRVDCKSECCSFVEGFPVRLKELRSAYREIQRFYESNDDLEQLLNENMQQNINSPYRYHVMNEILRFYLETILPTAVQKNHLHPKTPIDSIGSIFQDLKRDMVKCRLHDCPKARREVEMHWRASSCTHIVRIVDVYENLYQNRKCLIVMEWISDSSMGKNIFKDLKNLIQLNLAHNILRKMPVNIPNSLFQLFLDRNNIEEIPQDYFKDFTNLAFVRLNYNQLSDKGLPKMVFNVSSLLDLHLAHNKLSTVPLFNSELEQLHLNNNNIENINGTEICPTNSHNTHGENGAPKLRYLRLDGNHLVPSVPLNVIMCFRHLHAIVI comes from the exons ATGATTTTCTCTAGAGTCATCTTTTCTGCAATGGTCATGCTTCTGCTTTCTGAAAGTGCTCAGTGCAGAAGAGTTGACTGTAAGTCTGAATGTTGCTCATTTGTGGAGGGCTTTCCTGTGAGGCTGAAGGAGCTCCGTTCTGCATATAGAGAAATACAGAGGTTTTAC GAGTCCAATGATGACTTAGAACAATTATTAAACGAGAACATGCAACAGAACATCAAT AGTCCTTATAGATACCATGTCATGAACGAGATCCTGCGCTTCTACTTGGAGACCATTCTGCCAACAGCTGTCCAGAAGAACCACTTGCACCCCAAAACACCCATCGACTCCATTGGAAGTATATTTCAAGATCTCAAGCGGGATATGGTCAAATGT AGGCTTCATGATTGTCCCAAAGCTAGACGAGAGGTGGAAATGCACTGGCGGGCTTCCTCCTGTACCCACATCGTCAGAATTGTTGACGTCTATGAAAATCTCTACCAAAACAGGAAGTGCCTTATTGTAATGGAGTG GATCAGCGACAGCAGCATGGGAAAGAACATCTTCAAAGATCTGAAGAACTTGATTCAGCTCAATCTGGCCCACAACATCCTACGGAAGATGCCTGTAAATATACCCAACAGCCTCTTCCAACTGTTCTTGGACAGAAATAACATTGAAGAGATTCCACAGGACTACTTCAAGGATTTCACAAACCTAGCCTTTGTGAGACTTAACTACAACCAGCTCAGTGACAAAGGTCTTCCAAAGATGGTGTTCAACGTGAGCTCACTGTTGGATTTGCATTTGGCCCATAACAAGCTGAGCACTGTTCCCCTGTTCAACTCCGAGCTGGAGCAACTTCACCTCAACAACAATAACATTGAGA ATATAAATGGCACTGAGATCTGCCCCACTAACTCTCACAACACGCACGGTGAAAACGGAGCACCCAAACTGAGATATCTGCGTCTGGATGGCAATCACTTGGTTCCTTCTGTGCCCTTAAATGTCATAATGTGCTTCAGACACCTCCATGCTATAGTAATATAA